From Chryseotalea sp. WA131a:
GAATATAGATTTGAAAACGCGTGAGCCGAAGCCTCGAAAAAAGAAACTAAAAATTGTCCGCATCGGTACATCGGGTGCGTTGCAGGAAGATATCCCGGTGGGAAGTCATTTGGTTTCTGATTATGCGGTTGGGTTGGATAACCTGATGAATTTTTATGATCTGCCCATGGACGATTTTGAAACCGGTGTGGCACACGATATTCAAAAAAAAACTGGACTTCCATTTATGCCGTATGTTGTGCGGGGTTCTGAGTCATTACGAGAATCTATCGGTAATGGAATGTTGGTAGGCAACACCGTTACTTGTCCAGGTTTTTATGCGCCACAAGGAAGAGAACTTCGGTTGCCCATTCGTTTCCCTAAGTTGCTAGAAGATTTGAACTACTACCACAAAGGAGAATTCTGGCTCACCAATTTTGAAATGGAGACATCTGGTTACTATGCCATGGGACGTTTGCTGGGGCACGATGTATTGAGTGCTAATGCCATCATTGCCAATCGTATTAAGAACAAGTTCTCTAAGAATCCCAACAAAGTGATTGAATCATTGATTGAGAAAGTGTTGGAGAGGATTTGATTTTTTAAACGAAAAATTTGATGTTAACAAAAGATAACTTGATCGAGATGATGCAGAATGAGAATCTGACCCTCGTATCAACCCATGACAGGTTGTGTTTCCCAATCATAGAAAGGATTGCAAAAAAGATGTCTATCGGTTTAGTATTCTCTAGCATTAGTGTTGATGGAAATCTAATTGTAAACGGACATCATCGGTACCTGGCCTCCTTGTTAGTGGGGTATAAATTAGACCAAGCAGCTTGCCCAAGAACTATCGCAAAAGAACCTATTGATTGGAAATCAGTTAAATTAGTTGATGAAGATTGGGATACAGACGCCAAAATAAAGATGTTAACCGAAGAGGATGCCAGGTATAATGACTTGACTTTAGAAGACCTTATGAAAAAGCTAAAATAACTTTCGTACTTTTGTTCCATGTTGATTTTTTTAGACATAGACGGTGTAATGGTTCAAGCTGCCGGATGGAAAGCCCCTCCAAATTTGGTGGATGGCATTCCTACGTTTAATCAAAAAGCAATTAGCGCACTAAAGAGTTTGATTTCTAATGACACGACTGTAGTTCTTACTACCTCACATCGGGCTAGATTTACAATTGACATGTGGAAAAAAATTTTTGAAAGACGAGGGCTTAAAATTGATAAATTATTAACGCTAAGCGTAAATCATGATTTCAAAAAAAGAAAGGACGAAATTTTAGAATGGTTAAATACTCATGACATTGAAACAGATTTTGTAATTATTGATGATGATA
This genomic window contains:
- a CDS encoding nucleoside phosphorylase, with protein sequence MAKISETDLILNSDGSVYHLSLLPKNISDTIITVGDPSRVYMVSQFFDEVEFEMNKREFITHVGKFNNKRITVISTGIGTDNIEIFFNELDALVNIDLKTREPKPRKKKLKIVRIGTSGALQEDIPVGSHLVSDYAVGLDNLMNFYDLPMDDFETGVAHDIQKKTGLPFMPYVVRGSESLRESIGNGMLVGNTVTCPGFYAPQGRELRLPIRFPKLLEDLNYYHKGEFWLTNFEMETSGYYAMGRLLGHDVLSANAIIANRIKNKFSKNPNKVIESLIEKVLERI